In Takifugu flavidus isolate HTHZ2018 chromosome 5, ASM371156v2, whole genome shotgun sequence, the following proteins share a genomic window:
- the agtpbp1 gene encoding cytosolic carboxypeptidase 1 isoform X1, which yields MNKPKMAAEKGVPSNSKVVMLLRQLERMNGEMMARDVKNARQVTAKILHLIQTQEKSGQEVMSKGSRGMEVILSSLENSRDVQTTLNILCILSELLTVGRGRRVGVFVSIGGTGILFHLLVTASKETMPSEELMLQLHLLLAKVGPKDRKFGVKARLSGALNVTANLIKQNPHNSKLLLPCLQVLRVYSTNSVNAISLGKNGAVELIFKITGPYSTKNTSLLKVALDALGTLLKSKMNARRAVDGHQVPVILALYQDWHRNDTRHRHMLIRKGLLACLRNITNIKLGRKAFIEANGMRVLYNTSTECLPVRTLDPLINTSILIMRKCFPKNRLPLPTIKSAFHYQLPHIPAVGPVADLYNHPPEVDDVVDRSDEETDSENENDTDNEDFDKDQLLLNDDIETDLKKLHPKRDPGRPFEELRIYEKFFMELSEDFQGYNFECPKRASTSSSSSLPSPTPAQCAQPTQIPSGQAPCPKQLPVSTSQTEKSDSLTSFSAPIPPPPPSPPVPLELDTIHMTKDQAKKTEAYIPSNGQMTEQQLSTVLEHVSLEDGKVPLAEGEVRDVKPEELPLNATRHIHSPLLLEDIAGRRVGGGGSNWGSDCGSEGADDEGAVLEVPDTARLLPRHDPDLYVEMVKETHSVPHYAEVAYPDYFGHVAPTFKEPLLERVYGVQRSKIFQDIERLIRPNDILDKVVYDLDIPRCPVIEDSGESLRFNSQFESGNLRKAVQVRKLEYDLILNSDINSNHHHQWFYFEVSGMRVGTHYRFNIINCEKSNSQFNYGMQPLMYSVQEAIGGRPRWVRTGTDISYYKNHFARSSLATGGQKGKSYYTLTFSISFSHKDDVCYLAYHYPYTYSTLKMHLSKLEDLRTPQIYLRQDVLCKTLGGNSCPVVTITAMPESNSNDHICQFRNRPLIFLSARVHPGETNASWIMKGTLEFLMGTSPLAASLREAYIFKIVPMLNPDGVINGNHRCSLSGEDLNRQWQNPSPELHPTIYHTKSLLQYLAHIQRAPLVFCDYHGHSRKKNVFIYGCSVKETVFQSNISASSSDLQEERGYRTLPKILSQIAPAFSMGSCSFVVERSKESTARVVVWREIGVQRSYTMESTLCGCDQGKYKGLHISTRELEEMGAQFCVALLRLNRLTGLHNHHHLLDLEADIMGTHSKVISSPTTYVMEEDEPSFLEPIDYSEDSNDEEAEPEHDPSNDGHENPVYRDSLSDPETGRD from the exons GCAGAGGTCGCAGGGTGGGAGTATTTGTCTCTATAGGTGGAACTGGGATATTATTCCACCTGTTGGTCACTGCCAGCAAGGAGACGATGCCCAGTGAGGAGCTCATGCTGCAGCTCCATTTGCTGCTGGCCAAGGTTGGCCCCAAAG ACAGAAAGTTTGGCGTGAAGGCTCGGCTGAGCGGAGCTCTCAACGTCACTGCCAACTTAATCAAACAAAACCCGCATAATTCCAAACTGCTCTTGCCTTGCCTGCAGGTCCTCAGGGTTTACTCCACCAACT CGGTGAATGCTATTTCTCTGGGTAAAAATGGAGCCGTGGAACTGATCTTCAAGATCACTGGACCATACAGCACTAAGAACACCAGCCTTCTCAA GGTAGCTCTCGATGCTCTGGGAACTCTACTTAAATCTA AGATGAATGCTCGGCGTGCAGTGGATGGCCATCAGGTACCTGTCATACTGGCTTTGTACCAGGACTGGCACCGCAATGACACGCGGCATCGCCATATGCTGATTCGCAAAGGGCTGCTGGCCTGCCTGCGAAACATAACCAACATCAAGCTGGGCAGGAAAGCCTTCATAGAGGCCAATGGCATGAGGGTCCTTTACAACACGTCTACT GAGTGTCTCCCTGTTCGGACTCTGGATCCCCTCATCAACACTTCCATTCTCATCATGAGGAAGTGTTTCCCTAAGAACCGTTTGCCCCTCCCCACCATCAAATCGGCCTTCCACTATCAGCTGCCCCACATTCCTGCCGTAGGGCCTGTGGCAGACCTGTACAACCATCCTCCTGAGG TGGATGATGTGGTGGACAGAAGTGATGAAGAGACGgactctgaaaatgaaaatgatacagataATGAAGATTTTGACAAGGATCAACTCCTCTTG AACGACGACATAGAAACTGATCTGAAGAAGCTGCATCCTAAAAGGGATCCAGGACGTCCTTTTGAGGAGTTGCGGATCTATGAAAAGTTCTTCATGGAGCTTTCTGAAGACTTCCAG GGTTATAACTTTGAATGTCCAAAGAGGGCCTCCACCTCATCGTCATCTTCTTTACCCTCACCGACCCCAGCTCAGTGCGCTCAGCCGACCCAAATACCCTCGGGCCAAGCCCCCTGCCCAaaacagcttcctgtttccacttcccaAACGGAAAAAAGCGACAGCCTGACGTCTTTCTCTGCacccattcctcctcctcctccttctcctcctgttcctctagAACTGGACACCATCCACATGACCAAGGACCAAGCCAAAAAGACAGAGGCCTACATTCCTTCCAATGGGCAGATGACGGAACAGCAACTTTCAACTGTGTTGGAACACGTGTCTCTAGAGGATGGAAAAGTTCCGCTAGCGGAAGGAGAAGTGAGGGATGTGAAACCGGAAGAGTTGCCGCTCAACGCCACCAGACACATTCACTCCCCTCTATTGCTGGAGGATATCGCCGGTCGCCgtgtgggtggagggggcagCAACTGGGGCTCAGACTGTGGCTCGGAGGGCGCCGATGACGAAGGAGCGGTTCTGGAGGTGCCGGACACAGCCCGGCTCCTCCCACGGCACGACCCCGATCTCTACGTGGAGATGGTGAAGGAAACACACTCCGTGCCCCACTATGCCGAGGTGGCGTACCCAGACTACTTTGGCCACGTAGCACCGACATTTAAGGAGCCACTTCTGGAGAGAGTTTACGGTGTCCAGAG GTCAAAGATATTTCAGGACATTGAGAGGTTGATCCGTCCTAATGACATCTTGGATAAAGTGGTATATGATCTGGACATCCCGCG CTGCCCCGTTATCGAAGACAGCGGCGAATCTCTGAGGTTCAACTCGCAGTTTGAATCCGGCAACCTCAGGAAGGCGGTTCAAGTTAGGAA ACTTGAGTACGACCTGATCCTAAATTCAGACATCAACAGTAATCACCATCACCAGTGGTTCTACTTTGAGGTGAGCGGCATGCGCGTGGGCACCCACTACCGCTTCAACATCATCAACTGTGAGAAGTCAAACAGCCAGTTCAACTATG GCATGCAGCCGCTGATGTACTCGGTGCAGGAGGCCATCGGCGGCAGGCCTCGTTGGGTCCGAACAGGAACAGACATCTCTTATTACAA GAATCATTTTGCCCGGAGCTCTCTTGCAACAGGTGGTCAGAAAGGAAAATCATATTACACACTGACTTTCAGCATAAGCTTTAGTCATAAGGATGACGTCTGCTACCTCGCCTATCACTACCCGTACACATACTCCACTCTTAAG ATGCACCTTTCAAAACTGGAGGATTTGAGGACCCCTCAGATCTACCTGAGACAAGATGTCCTCTGCAAAACCCTTGGGGGGAACAGCTGCCCAGTTGTGACTATCACGGCCATGCCAGAGTCCAACTCCAACGATCACATCTGCCAGTTCA gGAATCGTCCGTTAATCTTCCTGTCTGCCCGAGTGCATCCCGGAGAGACCAATGCCAGCTGGATAATGAAGGGCACACTGGAGTTTCTGATGGGTACCAGCCCACTCGCAGCCAGCCTGAGAGAGGCCTACATTTTCAAAATAGTCCCAATGCTCAACCCTGATGGAGTTATAAATGGAAA TCATCGCTGCTCTCTAAGTGGAGAAGACTTGAATCGCCAGTGGCAGAACCCCAGTCCTGAGCTGCACCCCACCATCTACCACACTAAGAGCCTGCTGCAGTACCTGGCACATATACAGCGAGCACCCTTG GTGTTTTGCGACTACCACGGCCAttccagaaagaaaaatgtgttcATATATGGCTGCAGCGTGAAGGAGACAGTTTTCCAGTCCAATATCAGTGCTTCGTCCTCTGACTTGCAGGAGGAACGTGGATAtagg ACTCTTCCTAAGATCCTGTCCCAGATCGCTCCGGCCTTCAGCATGGGCAGCTGCAGCTTCGTCGTTGAGCGTTCTAAAGAGTCAACGGCACGTGTTGTCGTGTGGAGAGAAATCGGAGTACAACGCAGCTACACCATGGAGAGCACACTCTGTGGGTGTGACCAGGGCAAATATAAA GGTCTTCACATCAGCACTCGAGAACTGGAAGAAATGGGAGCTCAGTTCTGCGTGGCCCTGCTGAGGCTGAACAGACTGACCGGTCTCCATAACCATCACCACCTGCTGGATTTGGAGGCCGACATCATGGGGACACATTCGAAAGTGATCAG CAGCCCCACCACTTAcgtgatggaggaggacgagcCGAGCTTCCTGGAGCCCATCGACTACAGCGAAGACAGCAACgacgaggaggcggagcctgaaCACGATCCCAGCAACGACGGCCACGAGAACCCCGTTTACCGCGACTCCCTGTCGGACCCCGAGACCGGCAGGGACTGA
- the agtpbp1 gene encoding cytosolic carboxypeptidase 1 isoform X5: protein MPSEELMLQLHLLLAKVGPKDRKFGVKARLSGALNVTANLIKQNPHNSKLLLPCLQVLRVYSTNSVNAISLGKNGAVELIFKITGPYSTKNTSLLKVALDALGTLLKSKMNARRAVDGHQVPVILALYQDWHRNDTRHRHMLIRKGLLACLRNITNIKLGRKAFIEANGMRVLYNTSTECLPVRTLDPLINTSILIMRKCFPKNRLPLPTIKSAFHYQLPHIPAVGPVADLYNHPPEVDDVVDRSDEETDSENENDTDNEDFDKDQLLLNDDIETDLKKLHPKRDPGRPFEELRIYEKFFMELSEDFQGYNFECPKRASTSSSSSLPSPTPAQCAQPTQIPSGQAPCPKQLPVSTSQTEKSDSLTSFSAPIPPPPPSPPVPLELDTIHMTKDQAKKTEAYIPSNGQMTEQQLSTVLEHVSLEDGKVPLAEGEVRDVKPEELPLNATRHIHSPLLLEDIAGRRVGGGGSNWGSDCGSEGADDEGAVLEVPDTARLLPRHDPDLYVEMVKETHSVPHYAEVAYPDYFGHVAPTFKEPLLERVYGVQRSKIFQDIERLIRPNDILDKVVYDLDIPRCPVIEDSGESLRFNSQFESGNLRKAVQVRKLEYDLILNSDINSNHHHQWFYFEVSGMRVGTHYRFNIINCEKSNSQFNYGMQPLMYSVQEAIGGRPRWVRTGTDISYYKNHFARSSLATGGQKGKSYYTLTFSISFSHKDDVCYLAYHYPYTYSTLKMHLSKLEDLRTPQIYLRQDVLCKTLGGNSCPVVTITAMPESNSNDHICQFRNRPLIFLSARVHPGETNASWIMKGTLEFLMGTSPLAASLREAYIFKIVPMLNPDGVINGNHRCSLSGEDLNRQWQNPSPELHPTIYHTKSLLQYLAHIQRAPLVFCDYHGHSRKKNVFIYGCSVKETVFQSNISASSSDLQEERGYRTLPKILSQIAPAFSMGSCSFVVERSKESTARVVVWREIGVQRSYTMESTLCGCDQGKYKGLHISTRELEEMGAQFCVALLRLNRLTGLHNHHHLLDLEADIMGTHSKVISSPTTYVMEEDEPSFLEPIDYSEDSNDEEAEPEHDPSNDGHENPVYRDSLSDPETGRD from the exons ATGCCCAGTGAGGAGCTCATGCTGCAGCTCCATTTGCTGCTGGCCAAGGTTGGCCCCAAAG ACAGAAAGTTTGGCGTGAAGGCTCGGCTGAGCGGAGCTCTCAACGTCACTGCCAACTTAATCAAACAAAACCCGCATAATTCCAAACTGCTCTTGCCTTGCCTGCAGGTCCTCAGGGTTTACTCCACCAACT CGGTGAATGCTATTTCTCTGGGTAAAAATGGAGCCGTGGAACTGATCTTCAAGATCACTGGACCATACAGCACTAAGAACACCAGCCTTCTCAA GGTAGCTCTCGATGCTCTGGGAACTCTACTTAAATCTA AGATGAATGCTCGGCGTGCAGTGGATGGCCATCAGGTACCTGTCATACTGGCTTTGTACCAGGACTGGCACCGCAATGACACGCGGCATCGCCATATGCTGATTCGCAAAGGGCTGCTGGCCTGCCTGCGAAACATAACCAACATCAAGCTGGGCAGGAAAGCCTTCATAGAGGCCAATGGCATGAGGGTCCTTTACAACACGTCTACT GAGTGTCTCCCTGTTCGGACTCTGGATCCCCTCATCAACACTTCCATTCTCATCATGAGGAAGTGTTTCCCTAAGAACCGTTTGCCCCTCCCCACCATCAAATCGGCCTTCCACTATCAGCTGCCCCACATTCCTGCCGTAGGGCCTGTGGCAGACCTGTACAACCATCCTCCTGAGG TGGATGATGTGGTGGACAGAAGTGATGAAGAGACGgactctgaaaatgaaaatgatacagataATGAAGATTTTGACAAGGATCAACTCCTCTTG AACGACGACATAGAAACTGATCTGAAGAAGCTGCATCCTAAAAGGGATCCAGGACGTCCTTTTGAGGAGTTGCGGATCTATGAAAAGTTCTTCATGGAGCTTTCTGAAGACTTCCAG GGTTATAACTTTGAATGTCCAAAGAGGGCCTCCACCTCATCGTCATCTTCTTTACCCTCACCGACCCCAGCTCAGTGCGCTCAGCCGACCCAAATACCCTCGGGCCAAGCCCCCTGCCCAaaacagcttcctgtttccacttcccaAACGGAAAAAAGCGACAGCCTGACGTCTTTCTCTGCacccattcctcctcctcctccttctcctcctgttcctctagAACTGGACACCATCCACATGACCAAGGACCAAGCCAAAAAGACAGAGGCCTACATTCCTTCCAATGGGCAGATGACGGAACAGCAACTTTCAACTGTGTTGGAACACGTGTCTCTAGAGGATGGAAAAGTTCCGCTAGCGGAAGGAGAAGTGAGGGATGTGAAACCGGAAGAGTTGCCGCTCAACGCCACCAGACACATTCACTCCCCTCTATTGCTGGAGGATATCGCCGGTCGCCgtgtgggtggagggggcagCAACTGGGGCTCAGACTGTGGCTCGGAGGGCGCCGATGACGAAGGAGCGGTTCTGGAGGTGCCGGACACAGCCCGGCTCCTCCCACGGCACGACCCCGATCTCTACGTGGAGATGGTGAAGGAAACACACTCCGTGCCCCACTATGCCGAGGTGGCGTACCCAGACTACTTTGGCCACGTAGCACCGACATTTAAGGAGCCACTTCTGGAGAGAGTTTACGGTGTCCAGAG GTCAAAGATATTTCAGGACATTGAGAGGTTGATCCGTCCTAATGACATCTTGGATAAAGTGGTATATGATCTGGACATCCCGCG CTGCCCCGTTATCGAAGACAGCGGCGAATCTCTGAGGTTCAACTCGCAGTTTGAATCCGGCAACCTCAGGAAGGCGGTTCAAGTTAGGAA ACTTGAGTACGACCTGATCCTAAATTCAGACATCAACAGTAATCACCATCACCAGTGGTTCTACTTTGAGGTGAGCGGCATGCGCGTGGGCACCCACTACCGCTTCAACATCATCAACTGTGAGAAGTCAAACAGCCAGTTCAACTATG GCATGCAGCCGCTGATGTACTCGGTGCAGGAGGCCATCGGCGGCAGGCCTCGTTGGGTCCGAACAGGAACAGACATCTCTTATTACAA GAATCATTTTGCCCGGAGCTCTCTTGCAACAGGTGGTCAGAAAGGAAAATCATATTACACACTGACTTTCAGCATAAGCTTTAGTCATAAGGATGACGTCTGCTACCTCGCCTATCACTACCCGTACACATACTCCACTCTTAAG ATGCACCTTTCAAAACTGGAGGATTTGAGGACCCCTCAGATCTACCTGAGACAAGATGTCCTCTGCAAAACCCTTGGGGGGAACAGCTGCCCAGTTGTGACTATCACGGCCATGCCAGAGTCCAACTCCAACGATCACATCTGCCAGTTCA gGAATCGTCCGTTAATCTTCCTGTCTGCCCGAGTGCATCCCGGAGAGACCAATGCCAGCTGGATAATGAAGGGCACACTGGAGTTTCTGATGGGTACCAGCCCACTCGCAGCCAGCCTGAGAGAGGCCTACATTTTCAAAATAGTCCCAATGCTCAACCCTGATGGAGTTATAAATGGAAA TCATCGCTGCTCTCTAAGTGGAGAAGACTTGAATCGCCAGTGGCAGAACCCCAGTCCTGAGCTGCACCCCACCATCTACCACACTAAGAGCCTGCTGCAGTACCTGGCACATATACAGCGAGCACCCTTG GTGTTTTGCGACTACCACGGCCAttccagaaagaaaaatgtgttcATATATGGCTGCAGCGTGAAGGAGACAGTTTTCCAGTCCAATATCAGTGCTTCGTCCTCTGACTTGCAGGAGGAACGTGGATAtagg ACTCTTCCTAAGATCCTGTCCCAGATCGCTCCGGCCTTCAGCATGGGCAGCTGCAGCTTCGTCGTTGAGCGTTCTAAAGAGTCAACGGCACGTGTTGTCGTGTGGAGAGAAATCGGAGTACAACGCAGCTACACCATGGAGAGCACACTCTGTGGGTGTGACCAGGGCAAATATAAA GGTCTTCACATCAGCACTCGAGAACTGGAAGAAATGGGAGCTCAGTTCTGCGTGGCCCTGCTGAGGCTGAACAGACTGACCGGTCTCCATAACCATCACCACCTGCTGGATTTGGAGGCCGACATCATGGGGACACATTCGAAAGTGATCAG CAGCCCCACCACTTAcgtgatggaggaggacgagcCGAGCTTCCTGGAGCCCATCGACTACAGCGAAGACAGCAACgacgaggaggcggagcctgaaCACGATCCCAGCAACGACGGCCACGAGAACCCCGTTTACCGCGACTCCCTGTCGGACCCCGAGACCGGCAGGGACTGA